One stretch of Streptococcus australis DNA includes these proteins:
- a CDS encoding HD domain-containing protein has protein sequence MTNIIIYDRMDTFKIVEGDFGMQNRQIYIADTNHGTILLSDCEKEVISTKLFNRLHHVSQNSTAYLTFPTNRTKRFEHSIGTMKLCGDIFYNAICNTSDDIIELLFTNIKNIIDNIVDNEILKNDDKYRVIIGDSKLRNKGEELKSLEKYSLNNIFYNRFIPQNLKEKHKLLYVIAFQAIRLCGLLHDIGHPPFSHVTEYSINKIYKSLQEKEESLLTSREKQYVEIIKDYDSDDGNFQLHEKMGIKMTNKLFSQIIFSDNMNNGKLSFEEKWFKIIVFELTKLIFSEREGAESLHNIISGTIDGDRLDYVNRDIENSGIDNGKIEYNRLIASCKFCKVKIGDSEKVEVVYDAKTINTIEDFFMKRWYLYKNIINHHRVSKTDTILQNCVEIIIKNYLIDETLAVGTEEYILPDDISGLWLAIRFAHSNEEYFDSLIQWDDNWLITVLKKHYFRDYYKKQESVSYMLEEFLSNQKNYYSLIKNNNDFKFFSSAFEAEIKFNYIENTSQYKKIEEKFSQNYKNRAMHIIFAYLDSTLDEKIDIKQVMDAFIKSEYDNEVEDYFVVFKEIKTGLKTDPIIYSFEKEFSLSELSNIRAILEVERSNYPYFYVYFKTKNEKILDNEFRKKFLEKFGRFLAKEVNIIFEKFKEN, from the coding sequence ATGACAAATATAATTATTTATGATAGAATGGATACATTTAAAATTGTCGAGGGAGATTTTGGTATGCAAAACAGACAAATTTATATCGCAGACACGAATCATGGGACTATTCTATTGAGTGATTGTGAAAAAGAAGTTATATCAACAAAATTGTTTAATAGATTGCATCATGTTTCTCAGAATTCTACAGCATATTTAACTTTTCCTACCAATCGAACAAAACGCTTTGAACACTCAATAGGAACAATGAAGCTGTGTGGAGATATTTTTTATAATGCTATTTGTAATACTTCAGATGACATAATAGAGTTATTATTTACGAATATTAAAAATATTATTGATAATATTGTGGATAATGAAATTTTAAAAAATGATGATAAGTATAGAGTAATAATAGGTGATTCCAAGCTGAGAAATAAAGGTGAAGAACTGAAATCTTTGGAAAAATATTCTTTAAATAATATTTTTTATAATAGATTTATTCCTCAAAATTTGAAAGAAAAGCATAAACTTTTGTATGTAATTGCTTTTCAAGCCATTAGGCTCTGTGGGTTACTACATGATATAGGACATCCTCCTTTCAGTCATGTCACAGAGTATTCTATAAATAAAATATATAAGTCATTACAGGAAAAAGAGGAGTCTTTATTAACATCAAGAGAAAAACAATATGTGGAAATTATAAAAGACTATGACTCTGATGATGGAAATTTCCAATTACATGAAAAAATGGGGATAAAGATGACTAATAAATTATTTAGTCAGATTATTTTTTCAGATAATATGAATAATGGAAAATTAAGTTTTGAGGAAAAATGGTTTAAAATTATAGTATTTGAATTAACAAAATTAATTTTCTCGGAGAGAGAAGGGGCGGAGTCATTACATAATATTATTTCTGGTACTATTGATGGAGATAGATTGGACTATGTGAATAGAGATATTGAAAATTCAGGTATTGATAATGGGAAAATAGAATACAATAGATTGATTGCGTCTTGCAAGTTCTGTAAGGTTAAAATTGGCGACTCTGAAAAGGTAGAAGTTGTTTATGACGCTAAAACAATAAATACTATAGAAGATTTTTTTATGAAGAGGTGGTACTTATATAAGAATATAATAAACCATCATAGAGTTTCGAAAACAGATACTATTTTACAAAATTGTGTTGAAATAATTATTAAAAATTATTTGATTGATGAAACGTTGGCTGTGGGAACAGAAGAATATATTCTACCAGATGATATATCAGGACTATGGCTTGCTATTAGATTTGCTCACTCCAATGAAGAGTACTTTGATTCTTTGATTCAGTGGGATGATAACTGGCTTATAACAGTTTTGAAAAAACATTATTTTAGAGATTATTACAAAAAACAAGAGAGTGTATCGTATATGTTAGAAGAATTTTTATCTAATCAAAAAAATTATTACTCTCTTATTAAAAATAATAATGATTTCAAATTTTTTAGTAGTGCTTTTGAAGCTGAGATTAAATTTAATTACATAGAAAATACTTCGCAGTATAAAAAAATTGAAGAGAAATTTTCTCAAAATTACAAAAATCGTGCGATGCATATAATATTTGCATATTTAGATTCAACTTTAGATGAAAAAATAGACATAAAACAAGTTATGGATGCTTTTATTAAATCAGAATATGACAATGAAGTGGAAGACTATTTTGTAGTTTTCAAGGAGATAAAAACAGGATTAAAAACAGATCCAATAATTTATAGCTTTGAAAAAGAATTTAGCCTTTCTGAACTGTCGAATATTAGAGCAATTCTGGAAGTTGAAAGAAGCAATTATCCATATTTTTACGTTTATTTTAAGACTAAAAATGAAAAGATATTAGACAATGAATTTAGAAAAAAATTTTTAGAAAAATTTGGAAGATTTTTAGCTAAAGAAGTTAATATAATATTTGAAAAATTTAAGGAGAATTAA
- a CDS encoding XRE/MutR family transcriptional regulator: MIEKMELGEFYKELRLARKLKQSDVACDGLTASQLSKFELGQSMLSADKLILAIQGINVTFDEFGHKLNNYQESPHLRIGRKVVDRFAHQDIAGLEQLLEEVEQEQMAQTYRRLNAIVIKDAIHSLDKNYPLEEEDSEFLTSYLYAIESWTWFELYLFCNTMPFLSNQDLIFLSTSLLEKSKEFKELVHNRLYMKSGFLNIISELMERKLFSYVPIFEAELESMLRPYDVFEKLLWQFLKKMSIFLQTKGSNQKEIEHFIQSLQILENPQLTALFELRLQQYKKLID, encoded by the coding sequence ATGATTGAAAAAATGGAATTGGGAGAATTTTACAAGGAATTGCGTCTGGCGAGAAAACTCAAGCAGTCAGATGTTGCTTGTGATGGACTGACAGCATCCCAGCTATCCAAGTTTGAGTTAGGGCAGTCTATGCTATCTGCGGACAAGTTGATCCTAGCTATCCAAGGGATAAATGTGACTTTTGATGAGTTTGGGCACAAGCTCAACAACTACCAAGAATCTCCACATTTGCGAATCGGTCGAAAAGTTGTGGATCGCTTTGCTCATCAAGATATTGCTGGCTTAGAGCAACTGTTAGAGGAAGTCGAGCAAGAACAGATGGCGCAGACCTATCGTCGTTTGAATGCTATTGTGATCAAAGATGCTATCCATTCCTTGGATAAAAACTATCCGCTAGAAGAAGAGGATAGTGAGTTTTTGACTAGCTACCTCTATGCTATCGAGTCATGGACCTGGTTTGAACTCTATCTTTTTTGCAATACCATGCCCTTCTTGAGCAACCAAGATCTAATCTTTTTATCAACCTCTTTGCTTGAAAAATCAAAGGAATTTAAAGAGTTAGTACACAATCGATTGTATATGAAAAGTGGCTTTCTGAATATCATCTCAGAGCTCATGGAGCGCAAACTTTTCTCTTACGTTCCAATCTTTGAAGCCGAGTTGGAGAGCATGCTTCGTCCGTATGATGTTTTTGAGAAATTATTGTGGCAGTTTTTAAAGAAGATGAGCATTTTCCTTCAGACCAAGGGAAGTAATCAAAAAGAGATTGAACACTTTATCCAATCTCTGCAAATATTAGAAAATCCACAATTAACAGCCCTTTTTGAATTGCGTTTGCAGCAATACAAAAAGCTTATCGATTAG
- a CDS encoding DDE-type integrase/transposase/recombinase has product MNSIPQNIRYLSHTLDTRYHAVKTYRNGTSVTFICRRYKVSKASLVRWNKRFDGSKESLRDKSHRPLTPHPNSHTNEEINWIKHCIRRNPKATLIEIFYKLKTNKGYHRPPCSLFRILRKLGFFKAPKEKKKAYKPKPYHTPNEIGVKWQMDVKHVPKHCYTGSIPDKFYQYTVIDEASRERFIYPFKEQSSHSTVQFLKLDIRHFGCQPKILQTDNGVEFTHFRETKQVHPLDLLCEELGIEHKCIKPRTPRHNGKVERSHRNDNKRFYKHLQFYSYDDLIKQMERYLYKSNRLPMPTLNWMSPIKIRKTLQGASSL; this is encoded by the coding sequence ATGAATAGTATACCACAAAACATCCGCTACCTGTCACATACTTTGGATACACGCTATCACGCTGTCAAAACCTATCGCAACGGTACCTCTGTCACCTTTATCTGTCGGAGATACAAAGTCTCAAAAGCCTCTCTTGTGCGGTGGAATAAACGGTTCGATGGAAGCAAAGAATCTCTAAGAGACAAATCCCATCGCCCTCTGACCCCTCATCCAAATAGTCACACCAATGAAGAAATCAATTGGATCAAACACTGTATCCGCCGCAATCCTAAAGCTACTCTGATTGAAATCTTCTACAAACTCAAAACAAACAAAGGTTACCACAGGCCTCCTTGTTCCCTCTTTCGCATCCTGAGAAAATTAGGCTTCTTCAAAGCTCCTAAAGAAAAGAAAAAAGCCTACAAACCAAAGCCCTACCATACGCCGAACGAAATCGGAGTGAAATGGCAAATGGATGTCAAACATGTCCCAAAACACTGTTACACTGGCTCTATCCCTGATAAATTCTATCAATATACTGTCATCGACGAAGCTTCCAGAGAGAGATTTATCTATCCTTTTAAGGAGCAAAGCTCTCATTCTACGGTTCAATTTTTGAAATTGGATATTCGTCATTTTGGTTGTCAGCCCAAAATCTTGCAAACAGATAATGGTGTTGAATTTACACACTTTAGAGAGACCAAGCAAGTCCACCCGCTTGACCTTCTTTGTGAGGAGCTGGGGATTGAGCATAAGTGTATCAAGCCTCGAACACCTCGACATAATGGCAAGGTAGAACGAAGTCATCGCAATGACAATAAACGATTCTACAAACATCTCCAGTTCTATTCCTATGACGATCTCATCAAACAGATGGAGCGCTATCTCTACAAATCCAATCGATTGCCCATGCCAACTTTAAACTGGATGTCTCCTATCAAAATAAGAAAAACTCTACAAGGAGCTAGCTCCTTGTAA
- the rimI gene encoding ribosomal protein S18-alanine N-acetyltransferase, giving the protein MIEIKRIQQQPDLAQAIYTVMVDVYPVSPWTLEQIQADLSQDQTWYALAYDGVEVIGILAVQENLFEAEVLQIAVKKAYQGQGIASALFAQLPTDKEIFLEVRKSNHRAQAFYKKEKMAVIAERKAYYHDPVEDAIIMKREIR; this is encoded by the coding sequence ATGATAGAGATCAAACGAATCCAACAGCAGCCTGACTTGGCTCAAGCTATCTACACAGTCATGGTAGATGTTTACCCAGTCAGTCCGTGGACGCTGGAACAAATCCAAGCAGACCTGTCTCAAGATCAGACTTGGTATGCTCTGGCTTATGATGGGGTAGAAGTGATTGGAATTCTAGCCGTTCAGGAGAATCTCTTTGAAGCAGAAGTCCTGCAAATCGCTGTAAAGAAAGCCTATCAGGGTCAGGGAATTGCGTCAGCCTTGTTTGCTCAATTGCCGACAGATAAGGAAATTTTCCTCGAAGTCAGAAAATCCAACCACCGAGCGCAAGCATTTTACAAGAAAGAAAAGATGGCGGTCATCGCTGAGCGGAAGGCCTACTACCATGACCCAGTCGAGGACGCCATCATCATGAAGAGAGAAATAAGATGA
- a CDS encoding AzlD domain-containing protein, whose translation MVSKYLLLAVIFSGLVTWIPRMIPFILVKYKGLPAIVERFLKFLPVSIIFALILSSVVSGKVGSLPQIKWLDFLAVFPTAFVAFRYRNLVGTVLFGVVLIAVLRLVF comes from the coding sequence ATGGTCAGTAAATATCTTTTGTTAGCCGTTATCTTTTCGGGCCTAGTGACTTGGATACCTCGTATGATTCCTTTCATCTTGGTCAAGTACAAGGGTTTGCCAGCTATCGTTGAGCGTTTTTTGAAGTTCTTGCCTGTCTCTATCATCTTTGCCTTGATCCTTTCAAGTGTGGTGTCAGGTAAGGTTGGGAGCCTACCTCAGATCAAGTGGCTGGACTTCTTGGCAGTCTTTCCAACGGCTTTTGTAGCTTTTCGCTATCGCAATCTAGTTGGCACAGTTCTCTTTGGAGTTGTCTTGATTGCAGTCTTGCGTTTGGTCTTTTAA
- a CDS encoding DNA-dependent RNA polymerase subunit epsilon — protein sequence MIYKVFYQETKERSPRRETTRSLYLDIDANSELEGRIAARQLVEENRPEYNIEFIELLSDKLLDYEKETGAFEITEF from the coding sequence ATGATTTACAAAGTTTTTTATCAAGAAACAAAAGAACGTAGCCCGCGTCGTGAAACAACACGCTCGCTTTACCTAGACATCGATGCCAACTCAGAACTTGAGGGGCGTATCGCTGCTCGCCAACTTGTCGAAGAAAACCGCCCAGAGTACAATATCGAATTTATCGAACTCTTGTCTGACAAATTGCTAGATTATGAGAAAGAAACTGGCGCTTTCGAAATCACGGAGTTCTAA
- a CDS encoding peptide pheromone VP1, whose protein sequence is MEQVYGGDLVYAAVIPGGGNWGGLGTPWSITNFWEKYFNHDSSTVNRRRY, encoded by the coding sequence TTGGAGCAGGTTTACGGAGGAGATCTTGTGTATGCTGCTGTTATCCCAGGCGGAGGAAATTGGGGAGGTCTAGGAACACCTTGGTCAATCACTAATTTCTGGGAGAAATATTTTAACCATGATTCTTCCACTGTTAATCGTCGCCGTTATTGA
- a CDS encoding AzlC family ABC transporter permease, with amino-acid sequence MKEKGFWEGAQAAMPTALGYVSIGLACGIIGAPYVTPVEMGLMSLFVYAGSAQFAMLALIAVQAPVAAIAMTVFLINLRLFLLSLHASTYFRHTSLWQNIGMSSLLTDETYGVLMGELAHTDKVNPMWMHGNNLNSYVAWFVGTVVGTALGGLLPNPEIFGLDFALVGMFIGIFASQFQIMQRRIPVRNLLKILAVVAVSFFLLLTVVSQSLAVLFATLLGCTMGVVLDGQ; translated from the coding sequence ATGAAAGAAAAAGGATTTTGGGAGGGGGCGCAGGCTGCCATGCCGACTGCCCTTGGCTATGTCAGCATTGGCCTTGCTTGTGGGATTATCGGCGCTCCCTATGTGACACCTGTTGAGATGGGCCTGATGAGCCTCTTTGTTTATGCTGGGAGTGCCCAGTTTGCCATGTTGGCATTGATTGCGGTCCAAGCACCTGTAGCAGCCATTGCCATGACAGTCTTTTTAATCAATTTACGACTCTTTTTGCTGAGTTTGCATGCGTCGACCTATTTCCGTCATACCAGTCTCTGGCAAAATATCGGCATGTCCAGTCTCCTGACAGATGAGACTTACGGGGTTTTGATGGGAGAATTAGCCCATACAGACAAAGTCAATCCTATGTGGATGCATGGGAACAATCTCAACAGCTATGTGGCTTGGTTTGTGGGGACGGTAGTCGGAACGGCTCTAGGTGGACTCCTACCAAACCCAGAAATTTTTGGCTTAGATTTTGCCCTCGTGGGGATGTTTATCGGGATTTTTGCTTCGCAGTTCCAGATTATGCAAAGACGGATTCCTGTCCGCAATCTGCTGAAGATCCTAGCAGTTGTTGCGGTGTCTTTCTTTTTGCTCTTGACAGTGGTGTCTCAATCATTAGCTGTTCTATTTGCGACGCTACTTGGTTGTACGATGGGGGTGGTCTTAGATGGTCAGTAA
- a CDS encoding amino acid ABC transporter substrate-binding protein: MKKIVKYSSLAALGLVAAGVLAACSGGEKKDAASGEATSGKKEIVVATNGTPKPFIYEENGELTGYEIEVVRAIFKNSDKYEVKFEKTEWSGIFPGLDSDRYQMAVNNLSYAKDRAEKYLYAAPTAKNPNVLVVKKDDDSIKSLDDIGGKSTEVVQGTTSAKQLEAYNTEHADNPTILNYTKADFQQIMSRLSDGQFDYKIFDKIGVETVIKNQGLENLKVIELPSDQQPYVYPLLAKGQDELKSFVDKRIQELYKDGTLEKLSQQFFGDSYLPAEADIK; this comes from the coding sequence ATGAAAAAAATCGTTAAATATTCATCTCTTGCTGCCCTAGGGCTTGTTGCCGCAGGTGTACTAGCAGCTTGCTCAGGTGGAGAGAAGAAAGATGCAGCATCAGGTGAAGCAACATCTGGTAAAAAAGAAATCGTCGTAGCGACTAACGGAACACCAAAACCATTTATCTATGAAGAAAATGGTGAATTGACTGGTTATGAGATTGAAGTGGTTCGTGCCATCTTTAAAAACTCTGACAAGTATGAAGTCAAGTTTGAAAAGACAGAGTGGTCAGGGATTTTCCCAGGACTTGATAGTGATCGTTATCAAATGGCTGTTAACAACCTCAGCTATGCCAAAGATCGTGCAGAAAAATACCTTTACGCAGCACCAACTGCTAAAAACCCTAACGTTCTCGTTGTGAAGAAAGACGACGATAGTATCAAATCTCTCGATGATATCGGTGGAAAATCTACTGAAGTCGTTCAAGGAACAACCTCAGCTAAACAATTGGAAGCATACAACACAGAACATGCGGACAATCCAACTATCCTTAATTACACAAAGGCTGATTTCCAACAAATCATGTCTCGTTTGAGTGATGGCCAGTTTGACTACAAGATTTTTGATAAGATTGGTGTTGAGACAGTTATCAAAAACCAAGGTTTGGAAAATTTGAAAGTCATCGAACTTCCAAGCGACCAACAACCTTATGTTTACCCACTCCTTGCTAAAGGTCAAGATGAGTTGAAATCATTTGTGGACAAACGCATCCAAGAACTCTACAAAGATGGAACACTTGAAAAGCTATCTCAACAGTTCTTTGGTGATTCTTACCTACCAGCAGAAGCTGACATCAAATAA
- a CDS encoding CPBP family intramembrane glutamic endopeptidase, translating into MKKIISRYYLIIAILLVIADQFLIRLLLHSDLVAGLSDFAYYLSDMMLNFLVVLLAIIVMVWSGKWQKINSRKFKGSYLFYSFLALLAFVIWNFVTFYLFPPTKNEISYQLSTPNFTGATVFLMYFFYPVIAGPIFEEMIYRGLVMTALEKGKKWGLDVLGSATLFGILHISNHGWVLTDFFVYMGGGLILAVLFRATKSIYWPIGLHIVNNAIPQILPLLF; encoded by the coding sequence ATGAAAAAGATAATCTCACGCTACTACCTTATTATAGCCATTCTACTTGTCATTGCTGATCAGTTCTTGATTCGTCTGCTCTTACACAGCGATCTTGTTGCTGGTCTATCTGACTTTGCCTATTATTTGTCGGATATGATGTTGAATTTTCTTGTGGTTCTGCTTGCTATTATTGTTATGGTTTGGTCAGGGAAATGGCAGAAAATCAACAGTAGAAAATTTAAAGGTTCTTATCTTTTCTATTCCTTTTTAGCACTTCTTGCTTTTGTTATTTGGAATTTCGTAACATTTTATCTTTTCCCCCCTACCAAAAATGAAATTTCTTATCAACTGTCCACTCCGAATTTTACAGGAGCAACGGTATTTTTGATGTATTTTTTCTATCCCGTGATTGCAGGCCCTATTTTTGAAGAGATGATTTATCGTGGATTGGTGATGACTGCTCTGGAAAAAGGAAAGAAATGGGGACTGGATGTGCTTGGTTCGGCAACTTTGTTTGGAATTTTGCACATTAGTAATCACGGTTGGGTCTTGACTGACTTTTTCGTATATATGGGTGGTGGCCTCATACTTGCAGTCTTATTTAGAGCAACAAAGTCTATTTATTGGCCTATTGGGTTACATATAGTCAATAATGCCATTCCTCAAATTCTGCCCTTGTTGTTTTAG
- the tsaB gene encoding tRNA (adenosine(37)-N6)-threonylcarbamoyltransferase complex dimerization subunit type 1 TsaB gives MKVLAFDTSSKALSLAILEDKQVLAETMINIKKNHSITLMPSIDFLMSSLDLTPKDLDRIVVAEGPGSYTGLRIAVATAKTLAHTLNIELVGMSSLLALVPSQQEGLVVPIMDARRNNVYAGFYENAKTVFPEAHLSFAEVLEQVQDAEQVTFVGEVGAFVEQIQEHLPQANYQETLPNAANLALWAWGKEADSLHDFVPNYLKRVEAEENWLKNHTESGESYIKRL, from the coding sequence ATGAAAGTATTAGCTTTTGATACGTCCAGCAAGGCTCTTTCTCTAGCGATTTTAGAGGACAAGCAGGTTCTTGCCGAGACTATGATCAATATCAAGAAAAATCACAGTATTACCCTCATGCCTTCCATTGATTTTTTGATGTCAAGTCTGGACCTGACACCCAAGGACTTGGATCGAATCGTGGTGGCAGAGGGACCAGGTAGCTACACAGGTTTGCGAATTGCGGTAGCGACAGCCAAAACCTTGGCCCATACTTTGAACATTGAGTTGGTTGGCATGTCTAGCCTCTTGGCTCTGGTGCCAAGTCAGCAAGAAGGCTTGGTGGTTCCTATCATGGATGCACGCCGTAACAATGTCTATGCTGGCTTTTATGAAAATGCCAAGACTGTCTTTCCAGAAGCACACTTGTCTTTTGCGGAAGTGCTAGAGCAGGTCCAGGATGCTGAACAGGTGACCTTTGTCGGAGAAGTTGGAGCCTTTGTGGAACAAATCCAAGAACACTTGCCACAAGCTAACTACCAAGAAACCTTGCCAAATGCAGCTAATCTAGCTTTGTGGGCTTGGGGCAAGGAAGCAGACTCCTTGCACGACTTTGTGCCCAATTACCTCAAGCGTGTCGAAGCTGAGGAAAACTGGCTCAAGAACCACACCGAGTCTGGCGAGTCCTACATTAAACGCCTATGA
- the tsaD gene encoding tRNA (adenosine(37)-N6)-threonylcarbamoyltransferase complex transferase subunit TsaD, whose amino-acid sequence MKDRYILAFETSCDETSVAVLKNDEELLSNVIASQIESHKRFGGVVPEVASRHHVEVITACIEEALAEAGITEEDVTAVAVTYGPGLVGALLVGLSAAKAFAWAHGLPLIPVNHMAGHLMAAQSVEPLEFPLLALLVSGGHTELVYVSDAGDYKIVGETRDDAVGEAYDKVGRVMGLTYPAGREIDELAHQGQDIYDFPRAMIKEDNLEFSFSGLKSAFINLHHNAEQKGENLSTEDLCASFQAAVMDILMAKTKKALEKYPVKTLVVAGGVAANKGLRERLASEITDVKVIIPPLRLCGDNAGMIAYASVSEWNKENFAGLDLNAKPSLAFDTIE is encoded by the coding sequence ATGAAGGATAGATATATTTTAGCATTTGAGACATCCTGTGATGAGACCAGTGTCGCCGTACTGAAAAACGACGAAGAGCTCTTGTCCAATGTCATTGCTAGTCAAATTGAGAGCCACAAACGTTTTGGGGGCGTAGTGCCGGAAGTTGCTAGTCGTCACCATGTCGAGGTCATTACAGCCTGTATCGAGGAGGCGCTGGCAGAAGCAGGAATTACCGAAGAGGACGTGACAGCCGTTGCCGTTACCTATGGACCAGGATTAGTTGGAGCTCTGCTAGTTGGTTTGTCAGCTGCCAAGGCTTTTGCTTGGGCTCACGGCCTTCCGCTTATCCCTGTTAATCACATGGCTGGGCACCTCATGGCAGCTCAGAGTGTGGAGCCTTTGGAGTTTCCCTTGCTAGCCCTTTTAGTAAGCGGTGGACACACAGAGTTAGTTTATGTTTCTGATGCTGGAGATTACAAGATTGTTGGGGAAACACGAGATGACGCGGTTGGTGAGGCTTATGATAAGGTCGGCCGTGTCATGGGCTTGACCTATCCAGCCGGTCGCGAGATTGACGAGTTGGCCCATCAAGGTCAGGATATTTATGATTTCCCACGGGCTATGATCAAGGAAGACAATCTGGAGTTTTCATTCTCTGGTTTGAAGTCTGCCTTTATCAATCTTCACCACAATGCCGAGCAAAAGGGGGAAAACCTATCTACAGAGGACTTGTGTGCTTCCTTCCAAGCTGCGGTCATGGATATTCTTATGGCTAAAACCAAGAAGGCCTTGGAGAAATATCCTGTAAAAACCCTTGTTGTCGCAGGTGGTGTGGCAGCCAATAAAGGTCTTAGAGAACGCCTAGCATCCGAAATCACAGATGTCAAGGTCATCATTCCACCCCTGCGTCTCTGTGGAGACAATGCAGGTATGATTGCCTATGCCAGTGTCAGCGAGTGGAACAAAGAAAACTTCGCAGGCCTGGATCTTAATGCCAAACCAAGTCTCGCCTTTGATACTATAGAATAA